Proteins found in one Labrenzia sp. VG12 genomic segment:
- a CDS encoding PepSY domain-containing protein — MNYTLYTIQSMLAGLFAFPAYATGVFECEPTDRAAWLSQEQVSEKLTDDGWQVRRMKEDGGCWEVYGTTPEGQRVEVYVHPVTGEVLLINQRGTILYRKEG, encoded by the coding sequence ATGAATTATACGCTCTACACCATCCAATCCATGCTGGCTGGCCTCTTCGCCTTTCCGGCCTATGCCACCGGCGTTTTTGAATGCGAACCGACCGATCGGGCCGCGTGGCTCTCTCAGGAGCAGGTGAGCGAAAAACTGACCGATGACGGCTGGCAGGTGCGCCGCATGAAAGAAGATGGCGGCTGCTGGGAAGTCTATGGCACGACCCCGGAGGGACAACGGGTCGAGGTCTATGTGCATCCGGTGACCGGCGAGGTGCTGTTGATCAACCAGCGCGGCACGATCCTCTATCGGAAGGAGGGGTAA
- a CDS encoding sulfite oxidase heme-binding subunit YedZ: protein MLTILNSRYFLWALLALPSIPMMAALIGGAGPDDGRPVTEALLHPTGEFAARFMIIAMVISPFRLMFPKSRFWFWMARRRRYFGVAAFAYAVLHTVLYLVDMGSLKAVLGEFWSLGIWTGWLAFFIFLPLGLTSNDVSVRALGRYWRPLQRSVYVAAIATLLHWIFVHNNLGPALVHFLPLAALEAYRVFRLYRPGAKPAPVSS from the coding sequence ATGCTGACCATCCTGAATTCACGCTACTTTCTATGGGCACTGCTGGCGCTGCCGTCGATCCCGATGATGGCAGCCCTGATCGGCGGGGCGGGACCAGACGACGGGCGTCCGGTCACGGAAGCCCTGCTGCACCCGACAGGTGAATTCGCCGCGCGCTTCATGATCATTGCCATGGTCATCTCACCATTCCGTCTGATGTTTCCGAAATCCAGGTTCTGGTTCTGGATGGCCAGACGGCGGCGCTATTTTGGCGTGGCCGCCTTTGCCTATGCGGTTTTGCACACGGTGCTCTACCTGGTCGATATGGGCTCGCTCAAAGCCGTGCTCGGCGAGTTCTGGAGCCTCGGCATCTGGACCGGCTGGCTCGCCTTCTTCATTTTCCTGCCCCTTGGTCTGACATCGAACGATGTCTCCGTCAGGGCACTCGGGCGGTACTGGCGGCCGCTTCAGCGCAGCGTCTATGTCGCGGCCATTGCGACGCTGCTGCACTGGATCTTCGTGCACAACAATCTGGGCCCGGCCCTGGTGCATTTCCTGCCGCTTGCCGCGCTTGAGGCCTACCGTGTGTTCCGTCTCTATCGGCCCGGCGCAAAACCAGCCCCTGTTTCGTCCTGA
- a CDS encoding L,D-transpeptidase: protein MRPADLYRVFAPTVLVLFLVLSGSVPARAAELVGFSDHRFRPGTIVIRNSEKRLYLVLRGNRAIRYKVAVGKRRKSWTGQAYITGKYVRPDWSPSAEVRRDHPHLPTLIKGGAPNNPMGVAAMTLSNGNYAIHGTNRPGSIGRAVSYGCIRMANHDIQDLYQRVGIRTPVIALP, encoded by the coding sequence ATGCGTCCGGCCGATTTGTACCGCGTCTTCGCGCCGACAGTTCTCGTGCTGTTTCTCGTTTTGTCAGGGAGCGTCCCCGCTCGCGCGGCCGAGCTGGTCGGGTTTTCCGATCATCGTTTCAGGCCTGGGACGATCGTGATCAGAAACTCCGAAAAGCGGCTTTACCTGGTTCTGCGCGGCAACCGGGCCATCCGGTACAAGGTGGCTGTGGGCAAACGCCGCAAATCCTGGACAGGGCAGGCCTATATTACCGGCAAATACGTGCGGCCGGACTGGTCTCCCTCTGCCGAGGTGCGCCGGGATCACCCGCATCTGCCGACCCTGATCAAGGGAGGCGCACCCAACAATCCAATGGGTGTGGCCGCCATGACGCTCTCCAACGGCAACTACGCCATTCACGGCACCAACCGCCCGGGGTCCATCGGCCGTGCCGTTTCCTATGGCTGCATTCGCATGGCCAACCACGACATCCAGGATCTCTACCAGCGTGTCGGTATTCGAACACCGGTCATCGCGCTGCCGTAG
- a CDS encoding YceI family protein: MPRIPFPTARCRPIRTLFAGLVGLLALSLAVQPVAAGPLTGTYTLSPSQVNTGFSVKVLGGKPVTGAFKSVSGKMVLNQNRPEKSHVSVKVDLGSVQTNNDKVTGFLKSAAMFDVANHPVAVFKSTRVRMTGDRSAEVEGNLTLRGKTMRTKLTVRLTGAKASGGVGFEVTGGFFRSFYGMKAGQPIYADKVNLVISGTGRRS; encoded by the coding sequence ATGCCCCGTATCCCGTTCCCGACTGCCCGTTGTCGTCCTATCAGAACCCTGTTCGCCGGCCTTGTCGGTCTGCTGGCCCTCTCCCTGGCGGTTCAACCGGTCGCGGCCGGACCTCTGACCGGCACCTACACATTGTCACCTTCCCAGGTGAACACCGGATTTTCCGTCAAGGTCCTCGGCGGCAAGCCCGTCACCGGCGCTTTCAAGAGCGTGTCCGGCAAGATGGTCCTCAATCAGAACCGGCCTGAAAAGAGCCACGTCAGTGTGAAGGTCGATCTGGGCAGTGTTCAGACCAACAACGACAAGGTCACCGGCTTCTTGAAAAGCGCCGCCATGTTCGACGTGGCCAATCATCCGGTCGCGGTCTTCAAAAGCACGCGGGTGCGCATGACCGGAGACCGCAGCGCTGAAGTGGAAGGCAACCTGACCCTGCGCGGCAAGACCATGCGCACCAAGCTGACCGTGAGGCTGACAGGCGCCAAGGCCAGTGGCGGTGTCGGTTTTGAAGTTACCGGTGGGTTTTTCAGAAGTTTCTACGGCATGAAAGCCGGCCAGCCGATCTATGCCGACAAGGTCAATCTGGTCATCAGCGGAACTGGCCGCCGCAGCTGA
- a CDS encoding branched-chain amino acid ABC transporter substrate-binding protein: MFLQKLGLAAGLLALGALSVPAKADIRIAVAGPMEGQFGAFGEQMLAGAAQAVADINAAGGVNGEQLILEAVDDGCVADKAVAVANQLIGKGVVFVAGHFCFGASIAASEVYADAGIVQISPATTLPKFTDDRPGDGVFRLAPRDDSQAKVAGQLLARDFGIERIALLHDKTAYGKGLVDAVKAEMNALGTSESLSLGFDAGEDDYRGLVSQLGLQNVGVVYLGGYHPEAGLIALEMQRQGLDAVLISGDALMTDEFWLVAGPAGNGTLLTYPEIPRQRPEAQKVVAALDEAGLPADRYALTSYAAIQAWAQAAESAGNTTLKDVAAALGTGDLATVIGPVRFDANGDANAPAYVWYEWRDGVPQRRP; the protein is encoded by the coding sequence ATGTTCTTGCAGAAACTTGGCCTTGCAGCAGGGCTCTTGGCCCTTGGCGCTCTCTCCGTGCCTGCCAAGGCCGATATCCGCATTGCGGTTGCCGGTCCGATGGAGGGCCAGTTCGGTGCCTTTGGCGAACAGATGCTCGCCGGAGCGGCACAGGCCGTTGCCGACATCAATGCGGCCGGCGGTGTCAATGGCGAACAGCTGATCCTGGAAGCGGTGGATGACGGCTGCGTGGCGGACAAGGCGGTTGCGGTTGCCAACCAGCTGATCGGCAAGGGGGTGGTCTTCGTTGCGGGGCACTTCTGTTTTGGAGCGTCGATTGCGGCCAGCGAGGTTTATGCCGATGCCGGGATCGTCCAGATCTCGCCCGCGACCACCTTGCCGAAATTCACGGACGATCGGCCTGGAGACGGCGTCTTCCGGTTGGCGCCCAGGGATGACAGCCAAGCCAAGGTGGCCGGACAGTTGCTCGCCAGGGACTTTGGTATTGAGCGCATTGCCTTGCTGCATGACAAGACCGCCTATGGCAAAGGCCTTGTCGATGCAGTCAAGGCGGAAATGAATGCGCTTGGCACCAGCGAAAGCCTGTCTCTTGGTTTTGATGCGGGGGAAGACGACTATCGTGGTCTTGTGTCACAGCTCGGCCTGCAGAATGTCGGTGTCGTCTATCTGGGCGGGTATCATCCCGAGGCCGGCCTGATTGCACTTGAGATGCAGCGCCAGGGTCTCGATGCCGTGCTGATTTCAGGCGATGCCCTGATGACGGACGAGTTCTGGCTCGTTGCCGGGCCGGCAGGAAACGGGACGCTTTTGACCTATCCTGAAATACCGCGGCAGCGCCCGGAGGCACAGAAGGTGGTGGCTGCGCTGGACGAGGCAGGATTGCCGGCCGACCGCTATGCGCTGACCAGTTATGCGGCGATCCAGGCCTGGGCACAGGCCGCTGAAAGCGCTGGCAACACCACCTTGAAGGATGTTGCAGCTGCGCTTGGCACCGGTGATCTGGCAACGGTGATCGGGCCGGTGCGGTTTGACGCAAACGGTGATGCAAATGCGCCAGCCTATGTCTGGTATGAATGGCGGGATGGGGTGCCGCAGCGCCGTCCCTGA
- a CDS encoding flavin reductase: MSTSPPDQTDQDRLPLDTTSFREAMSRIAAAVHVVTTDGSAGRLGATVSAACSVSDNPPSILICLNRETRVHDAVLENGCFCLNTLSDDHEDISDAFAGRHKLEMPERFAKGDWTALATGCPALDSARLSVDCEVHSATEMGTHSIIVGTVTDLRMTDPGKSLLYVRRGYKSLDT; this comes from the coding sequence ATGTCCACTTCCCCGCCGGACCAGACCGATCAGGACCGGTTGCCTCTGGACACCACCAGCTTCCGCGAAGCCATGAGCCGGATCGCGGCAGCCGTACATGTTGTCACCACCGACGGCAGCGCCGGCCGCTTGGGAGCAACTGTCTCCGCGGCGTGCTCGGTCAGCGACAATCCGCCCAGCATTCTCATTTGCCTCAACCGGGAAACGCGCGTCCACGATGCAGTCCTGGAGAACGGCTGTTTCTGCCTGAACACCTTGAGCGACGACCATGAAGACATCTCCGATGCCTTTGCCGGACGCCACAAGCTGGAGATGCCGGAGCGTTTCGCCAAGGGGGACTGGACGGCGCTGGCAACCGGCTGCCCCGCGCTCGACAGCGCTCGCCTGAGCGTCGATTGCGAGGTGCATTCGGCCACCGAAATGGGCACCCATTCCATCATTGTCGGCACCGTCACCGACCTGCGCATGACGGACCCGGGCAAATCCCTGCTCTATGTCCGGCGCGGCTACAAAAGCCTCGACACCTGA
- a CDS encoding P1 family peptidase: MAGQRNLITDVPGLKVGNASDQSLKSGATVLVPDEPAVASVAIHGGAPGTREIALLEPEQTVDKIDAVVLAGGSAFGLDAGAGVQGRLAELGYGFQVGPVRVPIVPTAILFDLLNGGDKSWGQAAPYRDLGRSALDAIGYDFPLGSIGAGTGATTANLKGGLGSASQVLDNGVTVGAIVAVNALGRATVGETPHFWAAPFEEEAEFGGHGMAHPLPADSTTVRTKLDGLKAGANTTIAAVATDAILTKGEAKRLAVMAHDGLARALWPAHTPLDGDLVFALSTGQKRLENGLEDMVQLGAAAASCLARAIARGIYHATPAEDDPVPTWQTRFGS; encoded by the coding sequence ATGGCCGGCCAACGCAATCTGATCACCGACGTTCCGGGCCTGAAGGTCGGCAATGCCTCTGACCAGTCCCTGAAGTCCGGCGCGACCGTGCTGGTTCCGGACGAGCCGGCCGTCGCTTCTGTCGCCATTCACGGCGGCGCGCCCGGCACACGTGAAATTGCACTTCTTGAGCCCGAGCAGACCGTGGACAAGATCGACGCGGTGGTTCTGGCCGGAGGCTCCGCTTTCGGTCTGGATGCGGGCGCCGGCGTGCAGGGCCGTCTGGCAGAACTCGGATACGGCTTTCAGGTCGGCCCCGTGCGCGTACCGATCGTGCCCACCGCAATCCTGTTCGATCTCCTCAATGGTGGCGACAAGAGCTGGGGTCAGGCGGCGCCTTACCGCGACCTCGGCCGGTCGGCGCTGGATGCCATCGGATATGACTTTCCGCTCGGCTCCATCGGCGCGGGCACGGGCGCGACCACGGCCAATCTGAAGGGCGGCCTCGGTTCCGCCTCCCAGGTACTCGACAACGGGGTTACGGTCGGCGCGATCGTTGCCGTCAACGCGCTCGGGCGGGCCACCGTCGGCGAGACACCGCATTTCTGGGCGGCGCCCTTTGAGGAAGAAGCTGAATTCGGCGGCCACGGCATGGCACACCCCCTGCCCGCAGACAGCACGACCGTACGCACGAAGCTGGATGGCCTGAAGGCCGGCGCCAACACGACGATTGCGGCTGTTGCCACCGACGCCATCCTGACCAAGGGAGAGGCAAAGCGTCTCGCCGTCATGGCACATGACGGTCTTGCCCGTGCGCTCTGGCCGGCACACACGCCGCTTGATGGCGACCTCGTCTTTGCCCTTTCCACCGGACAGAAGCGCCTCGAGAACGGACTGGAAGACATGGTCCAGCTCGGGGCGGCGGCGGCATCCTGCCTTGCAAGAGCCATTGCCCGGGGCATCTATCACGCCACGCCTGCCGAAGACGACCCGGTGCCGACCTGGCAGACCCGCTTCGGCAGCTAA
- a CDS encoding DUF3833 family protein: protein MFLLRTVLFLLLAAGLAAPVSAKTLVLEEFFKGRTVGKGVFESRIAGVNRPFTVYLNGQWDPKTFTLRLREDFVYDDGERDTKTWFFQKVADGRYVGQRSDVIAPANVRTTSDGAIRFSYIAQLETENGPLLLRFDDTLEQVNRRTVRNTARVMKAGFTIGTVELTFTK, encoded by the coding sequence ATGTTTCTCCTCAGGACTGTTCTGTTCCTTCTTCTGGCCGCCGGCCTTGCCGCGCCGGTTTCAGCCAAGACCCTTGTTCTGGAAGAGTTCTTCAAGGGAAGAACCGTCGGCAAAGGGGTTTTTGAAAGCAGGATCGCCGGCGTCAATCGCCCCTTCACCGTGTATCTGAACGGCCAATGGGACCCCAAGACCTTCACGTTGCGACTGCGCGAGGACTTTGTCTATGACGACGGTGAAAGGGACACCAAGACATGGTTCTTCCAGAAGGTCGCCGATGGACGCTATGTCGGCCAGCGATCGGATGTGATTGCTCCCGCCAATGTGCGCACCACATCTGACGGCGCGATCCGCTTCTCCTATATCGCGCAGCTGGAGACCGAGAACGGCCCCTTGCTGCTGCGCTTCGACGACACGCTGGAACAGGTGAACCGCCGGACGGTGCGCAACACGGCCCGGGTGATGAAAGCCGGCTTCACCATCGGCACTGTGGAACTCACCTTTACCAAATAG
- a CDS encoding transglycosylase SLT domain-containing protein, whose translation MVSRLFAFRLCLLLMVGLTTAFAGQQAQAMGTGLADALEDKLRDPFTGDFDALIDRGYIRVLIPFSKTGYFIDKGVQRGSAVDLMTEFDKHLHKLHDKKVNEAKIVLIPTPRHRLFSDLYEGRGDLALGNLTITDERRELADFSDPLLTGVHEVPVTLDSVADLTSPDALAGKSVTVRQSASYYQSLQDLNKSLQAAGKDPMKITTADEKLEDDDLLEMVSAGALPMVIVDQHKAELWLQVLDGLKMHPAASVRTDGEIAIAVRKDAPTLLKEVNGFAATVKKGTLLGNILFKRYLKEATYLKDMRDAHYKSALDELQTVFRKYGTEYEIDWLLIAAQSYQESRFDPKARSRAGAVGLMQIKPATAAGNPINIKGIDKDPDKNVHAGVKYLRFLADHYFAELKPKEANQTFFALAAYNAGPSRFERMREKAKKHGYDPDKWFGNVEWIVASEIGREPVDYVGNIYQYYVVFSQEQQRREADAAAKATAQQ comes from the coding sequence ATGGTGTCGCGTCTTTTCGCATTTCGCTTGTGCCTGTTGCTGATGGTCGGTCTGACCACGGCTTTCGCAGGACAACAGGCCCAGGCCATGGGCACCGGTCTTGCCGACGCCCTGGAAGACAAGTTGCGCGATCCCTTTACCGGCGACTTCGATGCCCTGATCGACCGGGGTTACATCAGGGTGCTGATCCCGTTTTCGAAAACCGGCTATTTCATCGACAAGGGCGTTCAGCGTGGCAGCGCCGTTGACCTGATGACGGAATTCGACAAGCACCTGCACAAGCTGCACGACAAGAAAGTAAACGAGGCGAAGATCGTCCTGATTCCGACCCCGCGCCATCGCCTGTTCTCCGACCTTTACGAAGGGCGCGGTGACCTGGCGCTCGGCAATCTGACCATCACCGATGAACGGCGGGAACTCGCCGACTTTTCCGATCCCCTTCTGACCGGTGTTCATGAAGTCCCGGTCACCCTGGACAGCGTGGCAGATCTCACCTCGCCGGACGCGCTGGCCGGCAAGTCTGTCACCGTGCGGCAATCCGCGTCTTACTATCAAAGCCTTCAGGATCTGAACAAATCGCTGCAGGCGGCCGGCAAGGATCCGATGAAAATCACCACGGCCGACGAAAAGCTGGAAGATGACGACCTCCTGGAAATGGTCTCCGCCGGGGCTCTTCCCATGGTGATTGTCGACCAGCACAAGGCCGAACTCTGGCTACAGGTTCTGGACGGGTTGAAAATGCATCCGGCGGCATCGGTGCGCACGGATGGTGAAATCGCGATCGCCGTCAGAAAAGACGCACCGACCCTTCTGAAGGAGGTCAACGGCTTTGCCGCCACGGTGAAAAAAGGGACCCTTCTCGGCAACATCCTGTTCAAGCGGTATCTGAAGGAAGCGACCTATCTGAAGGACATGCGCGACGCGCATTACAAGAGCGCCCTAGACGAGCTGCAGACCGTCTTCCGGAAATACGGCACGGAATACGAGATCGACTGGTTGCTGATTGCCGCCCAAAGCTATCAGGAATCCAGGTTCGATCCCAAGGCCCGCAGCCGCGCCGGAGCAGTCGGTCTCATGCAGATCAAGCCTGCGACTGCGGCCGGCAATCCGATCAACATCAAGGGCATCGACAAGGATCCGGACAAGAATGTTCATGCCGGCGTCAAATATCTGCGTTTTCTCGCCGATCACTATTTTGCGGAGCTGAAGCCCAAGGAGGCCAACCAGACCTTCTTTGCGCTGGCGGCCTATAATGCCGGTCCGAGCCGCTTCGAGCGGATGCGCGAAAAAGCGAAAAAACACGGCTACGATCCGGATAAATGGTTCGGCAATGTCGAATGGATCGTCGCCTCTGAAATCGGCCGGGAACCGGTCGACTATGTCGGCAACATCTATCAGTACTACGTCGTTTTCTCGCAGGAGCAGCAACGCCGCGAGGCTGATGCCGCCGCAAAGGCAACGGCACAGCAGTAA
- a CDS encoding NAD(P)H-dependent oxidoreductase: METQMKRILVLDGHPADGSFCGALAQNFADNAAQAGQEVRMRHLSAMHFDPDFGQSGFKDAKPLEPDLEALWQDILWCEHFVLAHPLWWGGLPAKLKGLFDRVLLPGTAFQYVEGKPLPEKLLKGRTSRVLVTSDTPGWFYRWIYGAGSRKQLEKQILNFCGLKPVGYHMFSPIRGSTDKDRAAMMNRAGTLGRKAA, translated from the coding sequence ATGGAAACACAGATGAAACGCATACTCGTTCTTGACGGACATCCGGCCGATGGATCCTTTTGTGGAGCTTTGGCGCAGAACTTTGCCGACAATGCGGCTCAGGCCGGACAGGAGGTGAGAATGAGGCACCTGTCTGCCATGCACTTCGATCCGGATTTCGGACAGTCCGGTTTCAAGGATGCCAAACCGCTGGAGCCGGATCTGGAAGCGCTCTGGCAGGACATCCTGTGGTGCGAACACTTTGTCCTGGCCCACCCGCTCTGGTGGGGCGGGCTGCCGGCCAAACTGAAGGGCCTGTTTGACCGGGTGTTATTGCCCGGGACAGCGTTCCAGTATGTCGAAGGCAAGCCGTTGCCGGAAAAGCTGCTCAAGGGGCGGACGTCCCGGGTGCTGGTCACCTCGGACACGCCCGGATGGTTCTATCGCTGGATCTACGGGGCAGGATCCCGGAAGCAGCTTGAAAAGCAGATCCTCAATTTCTGCGGGCTGAAGCCGGTCGGCTACCACATGTTCTCACCCATTCGTGGTTCAACGGACAAGGACCGGGCGGCGATGATGAACCGCGCCGGCACACTCGGTCGCAAGGCCGCCTAG
- a CDS encoding TetR/AcrR family transcriptional regulator, with protein MTRKPQQRSIATRARVLTAARDLSQKHGLELVTADAVAREAGVAKGTVFSHFGDMDGLLSYVLLDRLNALRAANAAEAAESSDLQDPVGLLMRRMMALIAVITDSPTILRLFLDNIGVTKPHCAEAFVETLDGLDKDLATFLEAWQQTGTLKPALRRDRSAAELTDGLIAFMIHGAILLKSHQLTDRTALEERLRRHVEAFLLTEKG; from the coding sequence ATGACACGCAAACCACAGCAGCGCAGCATTGCCACCCGCGCCCGCGTGTTGACCGCGGCCCGTGACCTCAGCCAGAAACACGGCCTGGAACTTGTCACCGCCGACGCGGTGGCAAGGGAAGCGGGCGTGGCCAAGGGCACGGTCTTTTCCCATTTCGGCGACATGGATGGCTTGCTGTCCTACGTGTTGCTGGATCGCTTGAATGCCCTGCGCGCTGCAAACGCGGCAGAAGCGGCAGAAAGCAGCGACCTGCAGGACCCGGTCGGTCTTCTGATGCGGCGCATGATGGCCCTGATCGCGGTGATCACCGACAGCCCGACAATCTTGCGCCTGTTTCTCGACAATATCGGTGTGACCAAGCCACATTGCGCCGAAGCCTTCGTCGAAACACTGGACGGTCTCGACAAGGATCTTGCGACCTTTCTTGAAGCCTGGCAGCAAACCGGCACGCTGAAACCCGCTTTGCGGCGGGACAGGTCTGCTGCCGAACTGACAGACGGACTGATCGCCTTCATGATCCACGGCGCCATTTTGCTGAAGAGCCATCAACTGACCGACAGAACGGCACTGGAAGAGCGGTTGCGGCGGCACGTCGAAGCGTTTCTGCTGACGGAAAAGGGCTAG
- a CDS encoding YcgN family cysteine cluster protein, producing MSANDIAGDLPFWKTKSLEDMSGSEWESLCDGCARCCLNKLEDWDTGEIVWTDVACTLLDGDSCRCRDYENRAATVPDCIQLTPAEVRTLTWLPPTCGYRLVSEGRDLYWWHPLVSGDPETVHQAGISVRGKTVPEDGMALEDYENHVVSWPGEEPDQSR from the coding sequence ATGAGCGCGAACGACATTGCGGGCGACCTTCCGTTCTGGAAAACAAAATCGCTTGAGGACATGAGCGGATCTGAATGGGAGAGCCTGTGCGACGGCTGCGCCCGCTGCTGTCTGAACAAGCTGGAAGACTGGGATACAGGCGAGATCGTCTGGACAGACGTTGCCTGCACACTTCTGGATGGCGACAGCTGCCGGTGCCGGGACTATGAAAACCGGGCCGCGACCGTACCGGACTGCATCCAGCTGACACCTGCAGAAGTCAGGACACTCACGTGGTTGCCGCCGACCTGTGGCTATCGCCTCGTGTCCGAGGGCAGGGACCTTTACTGGTGGCATCCGCTGGTTTCAGGAGACCCTGAGACGGTCCATCAGGCAGGCATTTCCGTTCGGGGCAAGACGGTTCCCGAGGACGGCATGGCGCTGGAAGACTATGAAAACCATGTGGTTTCCTGGCCTGGCGAAGAACCGGACCAGTCTCGCTGA
- a CDS encoding transglycosylase domain-containing protein: MKNEVNSDKTDPIGETAGKTAGRTAEEPPRKRHRIRRFFLAIDAFVDTALWKSGSAIRRVFESYDAFLRRFRAKGIWRMLAEVSSEGLTYGLAGFIVVLAFAQPAFEATRYADWKTTDDFAVTFLDRFGKEIGRRGIVLNDSVPLEEIPDSMIKATLATEDRRFFSHFGIDFVGTFRAMVENARAGGVVQGGSTLTQQLAKNLFLTNERSLSRKIKEAYLALWLEANLSKQEILKLYLDRAYMGGGVFGVTAASEFYFNKNVRELTLAESAMLAGLFKAPGKYAPHINLPAARARANEVLTNMVQASLLTEGQVIGARRNPALAVDRSQEQLPEYFLDWALDEVKKLARRNPAMARDRIVTVRTTLDPALQRQADLAVETILRENGKLRDANEAALVSMVPDGAVVAMVGGRSYGESQFNRAVNALRQPGSSFKPFVYMTAFMNGYEPSSIVPDRPVWIGNWSPKNYNRSYRGPVTLKLALTKSINTIPVRLSLDFGRDKIIETAYAMGLTHELENSISLPIGSSEVSVIDMAAAYSTFANGGFKAPAYAILEVKNSNGKVLYRHGTDSPEQIRVLPEEKVHQINDILVNVVEAGTARRARIDGVVAAGKTGTTNAYRDAWFVGYTGNFTTAVWFGNDDFSSTRRVTGGSLPAMTWQKYMAFAHNGIELARMPGVEAESLPRLARSAPAQLADRQSDTAQPRVLKRRTQSLLLRIGRDLRRLMGQQSASAVPASEPAETVAVQ, from the coding sequence GTGAAGAACGAAGTGAACTCAGACAAGACCGACCCGATCGGCGAAACGGCAGGCAAGACTGCGGGCCGAACGGCGGAAGAACCGCCCCGCAAGCGGCACCGGATCCGTCGGTTCTTTCTGGCGATAGACGCCTTTGTCGATACGGCGCTCTGGAAGAGCGGCTCGGCCATCCGCCGTGTCTTTGAAAGCTATGACGCGTTTTTGCGGCGTTTCCGCGCCAAGGGAATCTGGCGGATGCTCGCCGAAGTGTCTTCGGAGGGGCTGACCTATGGCCTGGCCGGCTTCATCGTCGTGCTGGCCTTTGCCCAACCGGCCTTCGAGGCCACACGCTATGCGGACTGGAAGACGACGGACGATTTCGCGGTCACCTTCCTGGATCGCTTCGGCAAGGAAATCGGCCGACGCGGTATCGTTCTCAATGACAGTGTCCCGCTTGAAGAGATCCCGGATTCCATGATCAAGGCCACGCTGGCCACGGAAGACAGGCGTTTTTTCAGCCATTTCGGCATCGACTTTGTCGGCACGTTTCGTGCGATGGTGGAAAACGCCCGCGCAGGCGGCGTGGTCCAGGGGGGCTCCACCCTCACCCAGCAGCTGGCCAAGAACCTTTTCCTGACCAATGAGCGCAGCCTCAGCCGCAAGATCAAGGAAGCCTACCTGGCGCTCTGGCTCGAGGCAAACCTCAGCAAACAGGAAATCCTGAAGCTCTATCTCGACCGCGCCTATATGGGCGGTGGCGTCTTCGGCGTGACAGCCGCATCCGAATTTTACTTCAACAAGAATGTCCGTGAGCTGACGCTTGCCGAAAGCGCCATGCTTGCAGGCCTTTTCAAGGCGCCGGGCAAATATGCCCCCCACATCAATCTGCCCGCGGCGCGCGCACGTGCCAACGAGGTGCTGACCAACATGGTCCAGGCCAGCCTGCTGACTGAAGGCCAGGTGATCGGAGCCAGGCGCAACCCGGCGCTGGCCGTCGACCGATCCCAGGAGCAACTGCCGGAATATTTCCTCGACTGGGCGCTGGACGAGGTCAAGAAACTGGCCCGGCGCAATCCGGCCATGGCGCGGGACCGCATCGTCACCGTGCGCACCACGCTCGACCCGGCCCTGCAGCGCCAGGCGGACCTGGCAGTTGAAACGATCCTGCGCGAAAACGGCAAGCTGCGCGACGCCAACGAGGCGGCCCTGGTCTCCATGGTTCCGGACGGTGCCGTCGTCGCCATGGTCGGTGGCCGGTCCTATGGCGAAAGCCAGTTCAACCGGGCCGTCAATGCCTTGCGCCAGCCCGGCTCCTCGTTCAAGCCCTTCGTCTACATGACCGCCTTCATGAACGGCTATGAACCCTCCAGCATCGTGCCGGACCGGCCGGTCTGGATCGGTAACTGGTCGCCGAAGAACTACAACAGGAGCTACCGAGGGCCGGTCACGCTGAAACTCGCGCTGACCAAGTCGATCAACACCATTCCCGTGCGCCTGTCGCTGGATTTCGGCCGTGACAAGATCATCGAGACGGCTTACGCGATGGGGCTGACCCACGAGCTTGAAAACTCCATCTCGCTGCCGATCGGATCGTCCGAGGTCTCTGTGATCGACATGGCCGCAGCCTATTCCACCTTTGCCAATGGCGGCTTCAAGGCCCCCGCCTATGCGATCCTGGAAGTGAAGAACAGCAACGGCAAGGTGCTCTACAGGCATGGCACAGACAGCCCGGAGCAGATCCGCGTGCTACCGGAAGAAAAGGTTCATCAGATCAACGATATCCTGGTCAATGTGGTGGAAGCCGGCACGGCTCGCCGGGCCCGGATAGACGGTGTTGTCGCCGCCGGCAAGACCGGCACGACCAACGCCTATCGGGATGCCTGGTTTGTCGGCTACACCGGCAACTTCACCACCGCCGTCTGGTTCGGCAATGACGATTTCTCATCCACCCGGCGAGTGACCGGCGGCAGCCTGCCCGCCATGACCTGGCAGAAATACATGGCCTTTGCCCATAATGGCATCGAACTGGCGCGCATGCCGGGCGTTGAGGCAGAAAGCCTGCCGCGCCTTGCGCGCTCTGCCCCTGCCCAACTGGCAGACAGGCAGTCAGACACGGCTCAGCCCAGGGTACTCAAACGACGCACACAGTCTCTGCTGCTCAGGATCGGCCGCGATCTGCGCCGTCTGATGGGCCAGCAAAGTGCCAGCGCAGTGCCTGCAAGTGAACCGGCCGAAACCGTGGCGGTGCAATGA